In Nocardioides sp. WS12, the DNA window AGCCGCTTGACCGGGACGCGCAGCGTGGCCAGGTCGATCTGGCGCACGGTCAGCTTTCCGGCCTCGATGTGCTCGGCGCAGCGGGCCTTCGTGCGGTCCACGCCGGCCTCGGAACGGTCGATGGCAAACATCTTGCCTCGGCCCTCGAGTCGACGGCAGATGAGGTCGGCGGCGGCTCCGGAACCGCATCCGATCTCCAGCACGTGGTCGTTGGGCTGGACGTCCATGAAATCCACCGCCCATCGGATCCGGGCTGGGATCTTGTTCACCATGGGGGTCAGCCTGCCAGAACCTCGGCCCGGGTGACGCACTACCTTGGTCTCGTGGCTTCACGTGTCGCTGAGAATGCAGCAGAAGGACGGCTCCAGGTCGGGGTGCTCGGTGCCCGCGGCAAGGTCGGTGCCGAGGTGGTGAGAGCCGTCGAGGACGCCGTTGACGTCGACTTCACCGTCGGTGTCGACCAGGGCGATTCGATCGAGTCGCTCGCCGAGTCCGGCACCCAGGTGGTCGTCGACTTCACCCATCCCGATGTGGTGATGGACAACCTGCGCTACTGCATCGAGAACGGCATTCACGCCGTCGTCGGCACCACCGGTTTCGATGACGAGCGCCTCGAGACGCTGCGTGGCTGGCTGGCCGACAGCCCCGGTACAGGCGTGTTGATCGCCCCGAACTTCTCGATCGGCGCGATCTTGATGATGCGGTTCTCGGCCATCGCCGCCCCGTTCTTCGAGTCGGTCGAGGTCATCGAGCTCCACCACCCGACCAAGGCCGACGCCCCGAGCGGCACCGCCGGTCGTACGGCGGAACTGATTGCCGCGGCACGCCGCGACGCCGGCAGCGCGCCGATCCCGGACGCGACCAGCACCGGCATCGCCGCGGCGCGCGGCGCGGACGTCGACGGTGTCCGGGTCCACAGCCTGCGCATTCGTGGCCTGGTGGCCCACCAGGAGGTCGTGCTCGGTGGCGTGGGGGAGACCCTCACCATCCGCCACGACTCACTGGACCGAGTTTCGTTCACCCCGGGCGTGTTGACCGGTGTACGACGGATCGGCGACTTCCCCGGGCTCACGGTGGGACTCGAGCACTTCCTCGACCTCGAATAGCGCGAAGTGCTTCAGAGCAGGCGGAGCAGGGCCGCACAGGCGGCTGAGCCGAACACGACGACCAGGAACGGTGCTCGCGCCATCAGGAGCAGTACGGCGAGCCCGAGGGCTGCCGCACGTGCGTCAAGGGCCAGGGCGCGTCCCTCGGGCGCGGCGAAGACCTGCACGGTGACGAGTCCGGCCAGCAGGGCCACCGGGATCAGGTCGGCGATCCGTGCGACCACACGGTTGCTCAGCACCCGCGCCGGCACCGCGAGGCCCGCGAGCTTGAGCAG includes these proteins:
- a CDS encoding class I SAM-dependent methyltransferase; this encodes MVNKIPARIRWAVDFMDVQPNDHVLEIGCGSGAAADLICRRLEGRGKMFAIDRSEAGVDRTKARCAEHIEAGKLTVRQIDLATLRVPVKRLTKVFAFDVHLFWVRDAAEEIALLHERLMPGGSVQLFFDTSKPEHVPDMLAKTSEQLRDGGFRVYIVDSKAPPVIGIIGRR
- a CDS encoding AzlD domain-containing protein, which codes for MIWWAVLGAGLGCYLLKLAGLAVPARVLSNRVVARIADLIPVALLAGLVTVQVFAAPEGRALALDARAAALGLAVLLLMARAPFLVVVFGSAACAALLRLL
- the dapB gene encoding 4-hydroxy-tetrahydrodipicolinate reductase is translated as MASRVAENAAEGRLQVGVLGARGKVGAEVVRAVEDAVDVDFTVGVDQGDSIESLAESGTQVVVDFTHPDVVMDNLRYCIENGIHAVVGTTGFDDERLETLRGWLADSPGTGVLIAPNFSIGAILMMRFSAIAAPFFESVEVIELHHPTKADAPSGTAGRTAELIAAARRDAGSAPIPDATSTGIAAARGADVDGVRVHSLRIRGLVAHQEVVLGGVGETLTIRHDSLDRVSFTPGVLTGVRRIGDFPGLTVGLEHFLDLE